The proteins below come from a single Streptomyces sp. SCSIO 75703 genomic window:
- a CDS encoding TetR family transcriptional regulator: protein MSQPARTPRTPATSDAPESAAGSRAAAQRLKMRRELAAAAMELFATKGYEATTVDEIAAAAGVARRTFFRHFRSKEEAIFPDHDDTLVRAEAVLNAAPAHEHPLDTVCRGIKEVMKMYAARPEISVARYRLTREVPTLREAEIASVARYERLFTRYLLGHFDEHAHDDDANDDPLLAEVAASAVVTAHNHVLRRWLRADGQGDVEAQLDHAFAIVRRTFGTGIGAGRGSSVRASSPSASATAQGEVLVTVARTDAPLDEVMRTIEQALRDR, encoded by the coding sequence ATGTCCCAGCCCGCCAGGACCCCACGTACCCCCGCCACGTCCGACGCGCCCGAGAGCGCGGCCGGCAGCCGAGCCGCGGCGCAGCGGCTGAAAATGCGCCGGGAGCTGGCGGCCGCGGCGATGGAGCTGTTCGCGACCAAGGGCTACGAGGCGACCACCGTCGACGAGATCGCGGCGGCGGCCGGCGTCGCCCGCCGCACGTTCTTCCGCCACTTCCGTTCCAAGGAGGAGGCGATCTTCCCGGACCACGACGACACCCTGGTGCGGGCCGAGGCGGTGCTCAACGCGGCCCCGGCGCACGAGCATCCGCTCGACACGGTGTGCCGCGGCATCAAAGAGGTCATGAAGATGTACGCGGCCCGGCCGGAGATCTCGGTCGCCCGCTACCGGCTGACCCGTGAGGTGCCCACCCTGCGGGAGGCGGAGATCGCCTCGGTCGCCCGCTACGAGCGGCTCTTCACCCGGTACCTGCTCGGCCACTTCGACGAGCACGCGCACGACGACGACGCCAACGACGACCCGCTGCTGGCGGAGGTCGCCGCGTCCGCCGTGGTCACCGCCCACAACCATGTGCTGCGGCGCTGGCTCAGGGCGGACGGGCAGGGCGACGTGGAGGCACAGCTCGACCACGCCTTCGCCATCGTGCGGCGCACCTTCGGCACCGGCATCGGCGCGGGGCGCGGCAGTTCCGTACGCGCCTCCTCCCCGTCGGCCTCGGCGACGGCGCAGGGCGAGGTGCTGGTGACGGTCGCGCGCACCGACGCGCCGCTGGACGAGGTCATGCGCACCATCGAGCAGGCGCTCAGGGACCGCTGA
- the ccrA gene encoding crotonyl-CoA carboxylase/reductase, with the protein MKDILDAIQSPDSTPADFAALPLPESYRAITVHKDETEMFAGLATRDKDPRKSLHLDEVPVPELGPGEALVAVMASSVNYNSVWTSIFEPLSTFGFLERYGRVSDLTRRHDLPYHVIGSDLAGVVLRTGPGVNSWRPGDEVVAHCLSVELESSDGHNDTMLDPEQRIWGFETNFGGLAEIALVKSNQLMPKPAHLSWEEAAAPGLVNSTAYRQLVSRNGAQMKQGDNVLIWGASGGLGSYATQFALAGGATPICVVSSERKAEICRRMGAELIIDRSAEDYRFWKDEHTQDPREWKRFGKRIRELTGGEDVDIVFEHPGRETFGASVYVTRKGGTIVTCASTSGYDHSYDNRYLWMSLKRIVGSHFANYREAWEANRLVAKGKIHPTLSKVYPLEETGQAAHDVHRNAHQGKVGVLCLAPEEGLGVRDPELRAVHAEAINRFRNV; encoded by the coding sequence GTGAAGGACATCCTGGACGCGATCCAGTCGCCCGACTCCACACCGGCCGACTTCGCCGCCCTGCCGCTGCCCGAGTCGTACCGCGCGATCACCGTGCACAAGGACGAGACGGAGATGTTCGCCGGGCTCGCCACCCGCGACAAGGACCCCCGCAAGTCCCTGCACCTGGACGAGGTGCCGGTGCCCGAACTGGGCCCCGGCGAGGCCCTGGTGGCCGTGATGGCCTCCTCGGTCAACTACAACTCCGTCTGGACCTCGATCTTCGAGCCGCTGTCGACCTTCGGCTTCCTGGAGCGCTACGGCCGCGTCAGCGACCTGACCCGCCGGCACGACCTGCCGTACCACGTCATCGGCTCCGACCTCGCGGGCGTCGTCCTGCGCACCGGCCCCGGCGTCAACTCCTGGCGGCCGGGAGACGAGGTGGTCGCCCACTGCCTCTCGGTGGAGCTGGAGTCCAGCGACGGCCACAACGACACGATGCTCGACCCCGAGCAGCGCATCTGGGGCTTCGAGACCAACTTCGGCGGCCTCGCCGAGATCGCCCTCGTCAAGTCCAACCAGCTCATGCCCAAGCCCGCCCACCTGAGCTGGGAGGAGGCCGCCGCCCCCGGCCTGGTCAACTCCACCGCCTACCGGCAGCTCGTCTCCCGCAACGGCGCCCAGATGAAGCAGGGCGACAACGTCCTGATCTGGGGCGCGAGCGGCGGACTCGGCTCGTACGCCACCCAGTTCGCGCTGGCCGGCGGCGCCACCCCGATCTGCGTCGTCTCCAGCGAGCGCAAGGCCGAGATCTGCCGGCGCATGGGCGCCGAGCTGATCATCGACCGCAGCGCCGAGGACTACCGCTTCTGGAAGGACGAGCACACCCAGGACCCCCGGGAGTGGAAGCGCTTCGGCAAGCGCATCCGCGAACTCACCGGCGGCGAGGACGTCGACATCGTCTTCGAGCACCCCGGCCGCGAGACCTTCGGCGCCAGCGTCTACGTCACCCGCAAGGGCGGCACCATCGTCACCTGCGCCTCCACCTCGGGCTACGACCACAGCTACGACAACCGCTACCTGTGGATGTCGCTCAAGCGCATCGTCGGCTCGCACTTCGCCAACTACCGCGAGGCGTGGGAGGCCAACCGCCTGGTCGCCAAGGGCAAGATCCACCCGACGCTCTCCAAGGTCTACCCCCTGGAGGAGACCGGCCAGGCCGCCCACGACGTGCACCGCAACGCGCACCAGGGCAAGGTCGGCGTGCTCTGCCTCGCCCCCGAGGAGGGGCTCGGCGTCCGCGACCCCGAACTGCGCGCCGTGCACGCCGAGGCCATCAACCGCTTCCGGAACGTCTGA